In Coffea eugenioides isolate CCC68of chromosome 4, Ceug_1.0, whole genome shotgun sequence, the genomic stretch CTGCTAGAAAGTGCGGGTGACGGGCCCAAACGTTGAGGAATTTGAAGGACGAATAGCGAGTGCCCGAATCCGGGGCACACTTGACCAGTAACGGGGTGTGGTCAGAGCGCCCCCTGGGCAGGTGCGAGAGCCTAGACACCGGGTAAACCGACAACCATCTACCGTTGATCAATGCGCGATCCAGTCTTTGCCACAGTGTTCCATTTGTCCAGGTGAAAGGCAGGCCGTCAAAATCCATTGCAGACATTCCACAGCGAAACATTGAATTGTTAAATTCCTCCATATTACGTACGTTGGGTGGGGATCCCCCAGTTCTCTCGTCAGCTGAGGCGACCACGTTGAAATCCCCAAGCACCATCCACGGGTGGCTCATTGGTTCCCCTATCCCTTCCAGAGCCTCCCAGAGCGGGCGCCTCGCCACTCTGGTGCACTTGGCATAGACAAATGACACACAGAAAGCAACGCCGGACCCAAATGACGTCATCACATGGACCACTTGTTCCGCACTTTCAACACAGTTTATAGTTAATCCTAGATCCCAGAGTAACCAAATTTTTCCATTTATAAAGCTGGCTGCGTATTCAAATTTAAGCCTACGTCGTACAATATCCAATTGATCAATACCCGACATAGGTTCCAAAAGGGCAAGGAGACGAACTGAATTATCCCGACAAATTTTTCCTAGATACCGAAGGGAGTCCGCACGGGAGGCTCCCCGAATGTTCCAACATAACATGCTAATGGGATTGAGCATTAGAACGCAATGAGTATAAAGCTTGAGTACCTGGCCCTTCCTGTGTCTGAGGCTCACCCTTGCGCGGCCGGCCACGACGCCTCCTACCGATGTTCTGTTTTTCCTTTGCCGGCTCAGTCTCGCCACCTTCTCCACCTTGTCCTTCTCCGCCCTTTGCCTGTAGGGGTTTCCATCTAAGGCTCAGCTCTTTGTGTGATTCCAAAAGCTGTTGCTTGGTGATGCCCACCGGCACTAGGTTGTCCGCAGACAACCTACGTGGCATGTCCCGTCTTCTTAAGTATCGCGGAGACTCCCGTAGTGAGTCCGACATACTTCCCTCTTCGTTCTCCCCGTCCAAGTTCTGGAGGGCCATGAACCGGTTCATCCCCGTTTCGCCGTTGGTCCTGTCTGTCCCCTCGGGGCCTTCACCAGGGCAACGCAAATCTAACACCAAGGCGTCAATGTGCGCAAGTGCTGCCCCTGTCGTTCCCTGTTGCGTGTCAAGAGCCGTCACCACCGCCTCCCCCGTCAGCCCCCTGGTGCCATCTCCAGAGATCACGTCTGCACTGCCGGCACCATCTGTTATCTGCTGATCTGTTAGGTGGCCGGATGACACAACTTCAGACACCACCACACGTTGCCTGCCGTTGGAGGCTTGCTGAAGATCTGCCCAAGCTACAGAATCGACAGTGGTAGCCAGCACCAAGTTTCTGTCTCCCTCCAGGAGTGGGTCTGCTTGCATGGCCGGCTCCGTCTCGTCAGCGCCTCCCAGCATCCCACTGGTGCCATCTCCAGAGATCCCGTCTGCACCACCGGCACCATCTGTTGTCTGCTGATCAATCAGGTGATCGAATGACACCTCCTCAGCCACCACCACTCGTTTGGAAGCCTGCTGAAGGTCTGCCCAAGCTACAGAATCGGCAGTGGTAGCCAGCACCCAGTTTCTATCTCCCTCCAGGAGTGGGTCTGCCTGCATGGCCGGCTCCGTCACGTCAGCGCCCCCCAGCATCCCACTGGTCTCACCTCCATCTTTCCCGTCAGCACTACCGACTCCATCCTTCGATGGTGTAACGCTAATGCCCCCCGTGCCCATGGGCTTTGGAGCGCAGGATTTTGCTGCGGTTGGACAAGCAGACGTGCTTGCGGCGGCCTTTGTGCTGGACGCAGGGCTGGATGTTTCCGAAAGCATTGCTCGGTCGCGTGGCCGAATATGGTGCAGTAAGAGCAGTACTCCGGCAAGTTCTCCATCTCCACTAGTTGCCAGAAACCAAACTCCTCATCTCCAATTCTTACCCGTTTCACCGGCGGTGCCGTAATGTTAATTTCCACCAGTACCCGCGCCACCGAGGGGCGCCGGAGATCGCAGGTTGCGGCATCAACCCTGAGTGGTCGACCTAGAGTTGCAGCTAGCCGCATCAGCTGATTTTTCTGGAAAAAGGGCAGCGGCAAGTCTGGGAAGGCGACCCACACCGGAGCCACCGCCAGTTCCTGATTCGCTTTGAAATCCATAGACCACTTGGAGATTGCCATGGGAGAACTACAGACATACCAAATCCGGCGAGCGAACAAATAGACGTAGTCTTCTTCCAGCGCTGGTCGAATCAGTACGTGCCTCGAATCCAAAAGGCCCGCAGCGCAGTCCCCTTTGAGACCGAGCGACGTGAGGAATTTCCTGATGACATCCATGGCGGGTCTGGTGTATGAAAATCTCCCCACCAACGCGTTCTTAAACGGCGCCGACAACTGCTCAATCTCCTGTCTCGACAGCCGGAGTGTAGGCTCTCCTCTGAAGGAGGAGACCTCCCCCAACGCTGCTGGTTCTCTCCCATTTGACGCCTCTAAAACCACCGACGCGTAGGAAAGCTGCGGACCTCCATCAGGAGGTTTTTCCGACGGCCCCCAAGCCGCCATGCGTGAACCCCTGAGAAACCCCAGCGAAAGCTTCGGAGCAGCAGATAACACTTTGGATCTGATTCTTATCTTTTATTAATATTTCATTCGGTTTCTGTTCTTTTCACATTAACCTTTAAGCCATTTATATTAagtacaaaaattgatgttttggTAACGGGTTGGCCATTCTTTTGTTTACAGAAGATCAGCCAAGATTTGATCTTCcctattttcaagtttttgaatgtcATCATAttgtcgattttttttttgcatttcgaATTATTAACCACTGaattaaatgtttaaatttacattataagactatttttgaataacaatGTATTTAAGAAAGGTTATAATTGATTATACAATAAGTTTGTATTttatgaaatatttttatgaactaCACCAAATAATTTATCCTTTTTAGACAATTTCCATTCAACGAATGGGTACAAAACTAGCTCATACATAGAAATAGACATCCTGGGAGACCAAATTAAGAACCAGGAAAATCTTCAGGCAGAAATTTTGTTAACGTATACTTGAACTATAGCAAATTTTCAGTTCAAGTCCTCGGGTCTATATCAGTGGTGTGTTCACACTGCCGCCAACAACCATTTCCCTTGGTGATTTTTATATGATAAAACTAGGAGGGGAATGCCTGCGCATCGCGCGGGTGTTTGGTGCTTGTAGTTAAAGAAGATTTTATAGCAATTCAAGCGAATATCAAAAAACTCACGCACATTGAGTAACAATATGAAGTAACAAAATATCTAATGTATACTGGAagatggaaaagaaaattatgcATGCTATCTTGCTCAGTTCATAGATTTTGAAACAAACACTTGTATATGAGCTTTTCATTAACAAGACTAAATAAACTTTAAACAGATACCCAAATGATTAATGGCAATAAACAAAGTGTTTATCCACTTAAAGATGCATCTACACAACATTCTTGTTGATGAAAGTAGCCAACTTTTTTAGCAACGACAAAGCCTAGCCTCAAAAGGTTTGGTTCCATCCGAGAATTCAGCAATGGATCATCAGCCCCCATAGATTTTGGGTGAACATAATGCCAAATGCCCTTAACATAGGCCTTTACCTGTAATTTCATTAACTCGATACTAATTAGATCTTTCCCCCAAAAATAAGGACAATTGAGAAAAATCACATCAAGATCGAAGCCGTCTAGTATCTCCAGCCAAACCCTTGATGCCATGTTATGTGCTAAATTGCCACCAGCACTATCCCCACCAAAAAACACCCTATCAAAGCTAGCATAATCCCTAAGCCATACCTCAGGACCCTCGCCATTTGAATGAGGGGCAACCCATTTGACTGCAATCTAAGAATCTTCATAAGCAATAGGCAAAGGATGCTCGGAGGCGAGCCAATAGTTAATTGAAACTGCTACAACACCAGCTTTTGCAACTACTACATTAAGATGCGCGTGATAGTAGGAGAGAAGGCAGATTTGATCAAAAAGCCTCCACCATGTAAGTAGACCAAAAGAGGAAGTTTTGTATCTCCAAACCTATTCCAACAAAACCACATCATTTAAATTGTATAGAACAACCAACTTTGTGGGGAAACAATAATATCAACATTAAATTGCGCTAACGGAGTATCCAAATTTGGAATGAAAGCATTTAGCTAACAATAGAAATTACGATTTTACAAAGCAAATCATaccattaaaaaaaagaatgaaacctCACCTCAAGTTGAACCACCAAGAATAACTGCACCAGAGAACCATATTGAAATCCAGAGTATAATGGCAATACAAATAAGTATTTATCGGAAGACGAAAGGAACATAACGGAAGAATGTGAAGGGCAGACATTTGAAGAATTGAAGTTGAAACTAATGTTCAATCACAAATTCCTTAATAAACCACAAGTTATAATAGCAAAGTAACAGTAATAATTGATACAAACCAAAATGAATGTATCTGCTAGGACATTTAAGTAATTACACTAATAAAGAAGCTATTATGGGTTGTACCCATTGTAgaaaaaatgatcaaataatCTCACATTCCCAAACTACCCTTGAACAAATCATCACTGCATCTTTTAGAATACAAGGACATTTCAGTAAACACAATAATACACATGCTATCTAAAGTAGTACCCAATACTATAACTACACTCAAAACAACCTCACAAtcccaaaatacccctactcttgcggttgaaattcaaagCAATTCTTTGACccaaactcattcttatatagtataaggatacatCATTTGGCAACTTTTCCAATCCGATATCTGATTctaccttaaaaaaaaaagagaacgcAAGCGACTGGATAGCCATCAAACGACAAAATTTCAATTAACAATTGCACAAGAAATATATCTGAAACAATTATTGTAACAAGATAAACATGAATGGGGAGCCAATCAATCCCAAATTTCAGTTAACAATTGAGAAAATTGTATTCAACATTCACTTCCTGCCAACCAATGAATTTCAAATTACAATTTATCCAAACAAAATTGGTAACTGGAGCAAAGGGTTGATGATGCTTTTGTGTGTTTGTTGTTTGACTTTTGTGTGTATAGAAAggaagagatttttttttctgagaATAGGAAGAGAACTGAAGAAAGAAGAATTTTGCAGAATAGCAGGATATTGACATCTCTACCCGTATGACACTTCAAAACTCTCCATACTTGGGTAGATCTGATCTACTAGATTTAGTGGTCCGAATTTTGCCAGATTTTCATTTTGTATTTAATGTTTGAACTAATGAGATGGTGTGGCAAATTTTAAACCACTCGATCTATGTGTGGAGATATAGACCAAGTTCATCCAAGTTTTTGCCCTGATCCAATACTAGGATTACACGTATTAACAGTATCAAGAATTTATACGAGTagccttttttatttttctttatcttttgggAGTAGTACAATATAGATCAGGGGCCCGAACGGTTGTCAGAAAAATTATTTGggctaattttattttattttcacaagaTGTAACTCACTTTATTTAGGATGTAAACATATAACAAAAATTTATGCGTCCACACATGTTAAAATCAATGTACAAGATGTGATTTggattttacattttttttagcCAAATTATGGCCATCAACCTTTCCGGACAGTTGCAAATTCTAGTACTATATACTATCATTTACAGTTTATGTGAGACCTcgaaaatttacttgtctttataacctttatgtgaactcacttacctttgattcttAGTTGTTtcaatggttgaatttgagccaaggaagtgaattttgttaagaaaagagttcataatctcaagttgttagacaATCTAGAAATTTTAGCAGGAGCCTCTCCACAGATTTGGGAAATTCGTTATagcttcgtataggaaagtcggaattgagttccgtttgttgcgtttgaaactaaacTCATAGAGCTTCCTATGATataaaattcagagtttgattcaatctctataaattccagaaaattggcaaagttgactgaaaattctatcctgcacaagtaaacataggaatgttgtagtagtttatggctcaatttggactaaCTTATGAGCTGAATTTCTTTGGGGTGTCTTTCAAAGATTATTAGTGTGttaagtctagtttttaataggtcaagttgtatgaatgtttgacatTTATacctcaagttatgatttttctacaggaagggcataagttaggATTTTTTGTGCacactagggtttttggtgtgcCTTTGGTGTATTTTGggagtgtgatcacttggtgaggtgtgtgtactaaatttggtggttaaaagtgagttttaaaaaagaaaaaaaagtgtatgattagaagtgataataataaattagtgaactataagtaaaaacacaagtacgtgcgagttaaggaaaataggcttgaaccgacgtgcaccgttttcTACCGACTGAGTACCCCACTT encodes the following:
- the LOC113769330 gene encoding uncharacterized protein LOC113769330, which gives rise to MAAWGPSEKPPDGGPQLSYASVVLEASNGREPAALGEVSSFRGEPTLRLSRQEIEQLSAPFKNALVGRFSYTRPAMDVIRKFLTSLGLKGDCAAGLLDSRHVLIRPALEEDYVYLFARRIWYVCSSPMAISKWSMDFKANQELAVAPVWVAFPDLPLPFFQKNQLMRLAATLGRPLRVDAATCDLRRPSVARVLVEINITAPPVKRVRIGDEEFGFWQLVEMENLPEYCSYCTIFGHATEQCFRKHPALRPAQRPPQARLLVQPQQNPALQSPWARGALALHHRRMESVVLTGKMEVRPVGCWGALT